The Candidatus Thorarchaeota archaeon DNA window GAAGCGCGAGAATCTTGCGAATGAGGTGTTGATGAAGCACAGTCCGGGGTCTGAGAGGGGAGGTGGAGCGAGGTACGAGGCCAACACGACCATGAGCAGAGTAGACCTGGAGCCAGCGATAGATGGTGGAACGAGCAATCGAGTGGATCACCGCCGCCTCAGAGACAGACCTCTTAAGTGCAAGCTGCACAATCTTTTCCCTGAGAGTCACCGAAGATATCATTTCTAATCACTTCACTCAAAGTGATCATCTTCTGTGACTCTCACCGTCCCAAATGTTTTGTTACCATACAACTACAATGATTCTACTCAACAAGGTAAATCCCTGCAAAACACAGAAAACAGTATAATAAATAGTGTGGGTCATTAATTTAAGAAACAATTTTAGTTGTCATACACCATATTCATAAACATTCATATATATAACTAAAATTCGCAATTGGAACTTTTTTCACAGTACCGTCCTCTTTAGCGCTGTTTCTTAATCAAATAGAGAGGTACTCATGAATTATCAAAGAACACGCATGTAGAGCCCATTCACGGTCAGATCTATATAGGGTTGCCCCGATGTCATAAATAAATTATACACCAAATAAGCCCATTTATTAAATTCAAGCCTCGAAACATAGTAAATTTAATGGGAAGAAATTTCCATTAATTAAAACGCGTATTGAATATGTAAAAAAGAGAAGAGTAGGAAAGGAAAACTTGCCCCCCCCCCTCAAAAAACTGATAGTATGGTAATATAAATCAATATACTAAAATGACAAGTTTATCAAAATAATAACGTGTTTTTGTTACATTCAACAATACATTATCATCCATAAGTCATGTGGTATGTGTGCAATTAATTCGACACCATGGTCTATGCTCTTGTATTGTTAAATAGATTCATACTGACGGCTCTGTGTGAAAAGTCGGTGAGGTAATACAAAGGATTGTGACGGGTCCGACCACCTCACATGACTCATGCCTTACTACTCATCATACGATGCGGCCAAGGCCCGTCATTCTCAGTTCTTGATGCACTTATCCACCTTAGTACTACACTCCCGCAACGGATATCCTCTTTCGGGCGCCCATCAAATTTTCCACTCCCGGTCCTCTTTGTTCTTCTTGGGATCAAGTTCGTTTGGCTCTGACCTCAGCTACAGACCCTTTGTCGCCCAGATACGTTTCATCCTTCATATCATTGAACACCTTGGTCTTGTACGACTCCCTATATATTTCATCCTGCAGAGGCATTCAAATGACTGGACCTCTGCCTCCCCCATCACATATATCGCCTCATATGATATGATTAGCGAGTATTGCAGATAACTTATGTATGAGACAACAACCTGCCTATGGGCAAAAACGTTTAGTCTATCCCATTTTAATATGTCTGATGAAGGTGCGGTTCGGAGGAGGTCTGGTTTCACGAGTATCGCGAGAATAGCGACCTGATTTCCTGTTGAACGTGCTCCTCTACAACATCAAGCGACTCAACATATTGGAGTGTGACGGGAAGTGGCTTTTCACAGAGCCGTAATTCTTGCAAAAGTTACACTTCGCAACTATTATGAGTGGGTATGACTCGTCCACATCGGGTGGACGCAATGACGGGGTCGTTAGATAGATCTGATGTGGTTAGGGCGGCAGCGCTCTCAGTAGTTGCAGCCTTGGGTCTCACGTTGATGAAGTTAGTAGTTGGTGTCTTTAGTGGTTCACTGGGAGTGTTGTCTGAAGCTCTCCACAGTGGACTCGATCTCATTGCTGCTGGTGTCACCTTCGTTGCTGTAAAGGCAGCGGCAAAGGCCCCTGACGAAGACCACCTGTACGGTCATGGAAAGGTGGAGAGTTTTGCTGCTCTGGCGGAGACCATCATGTTATGGGTCACATCCATCTGGATCATCTACGAGGCAATCCGTCGAATACTTTTTGCAGAGTTACCTGAACCGACCATTTGGGGGGTTGTGGTCATGTCTCTAAGTATTGTTATAGACTATGAGCGTAGCCGAATGCTCTACAGGACCGCCGAAAAACACGGCAGTCAGGCACTTGAGGCCGATGCTCTTCATTTCAGCACGGACATGATCAGCTCCGCGGTTGTTCTTCTTGGCTTGGGTTTCGTGTGGCTTGGCTTTCCCATCGGTGATCCCCTTGCCGCGTTGGGCGTGTCTATAGTCATCATCTACGTCTCTCTGAACCTGGGCAAGCGGGCTTATGATGAGCTCGTGGATACTGCGCCAGAGGGCATGAGTGAACAGGTCAAGCAGATCTGTCTTAAGACCCCGGGAGTCATCGAGGTTGGGCGGATTCGGATCCGCGGTTCTGTCACCACCATGTTTGTGGATGTAGTGGTGAAGGTTGATGATTCCGAGATCGTTGCACATGCTCACGAGATTGCATCACAGATCGAGAATGAGGTTGCTACGCTCGCACAAAAGGTGGATGTGGTTGTGCACATAGAACCTGCTGACGCACAGGTCGATGACAAGGACATCTACTCGATTATGCAGCGAATCGCTCGTACAATTCCCGAGATTGAGAATTTGCACAACGTTCTTGTTCACACTACCGATGACGGAATCCATGTTGCTGCGCATCTTGAGATGGATGACTCTCTGACTCTTTCAGAGGCCCATGCAGTATCCGAGTCTTTTGAACGCCAAATCCGAGAGAAGATAGAAGGCCTTCAATCAGTCACACTCCATCTCGAGTCTGCAACAGAGGAAGAGGTCGGAACGGATATCACAGAGCAGGTGCCTGATATTGTTCAGGCAATCCATGAGACCCTTAATTCCATGGAGCAGGTAGACCATTGTCGAGAGGTCATGGTCAATCGAGATGACAAAGGGATCACAGTGTTACTAACGTGTTGTCTAACTCGTGATATGACGCTCTTAGAGAGCCATGCTATCGCAGACCTTATCGAACAGTGTGTTATGGAACGGCTCCCTCAGATCCGCAGTGTAGTAGTTCATCTCGAACCCGATTCTTATTAAAAAAGTGGCCCGCGTCATTTCATTTTTAGTGCTACATTTGGCATAATTAGTAGCAAGTAATAAATCGACCTTTTGGTAAAAGCATAAGTTGTGATTATTATGCACCAATTGGCTAAGACACTACTGTGTGTGGCAATTGCAGGCTTGTTGTTCTTTACTGCGGTTCTATACGATCTTCCATGGTTGGTCGTGATAGGTGCGATCTTTGACTGGTTGCCGTTGCCCACGCGCTGGATGGTTGTACCTGATGATGCGGGGATTCCTGTTAATCAGCAGGCTGTGAAAGTTCATCTTGTCTTCACGCTAGTGGCGTATGCTTTTGCAACACTCTGGGTTGTGATGATGCTGTTCTCGCTTGTTCTGCCATTTGATGCAGCAACTATCAAGTATCTCTTTATCGAGCTCTGGTGGGCGGCTGTCATTGTCGGGCAGTTCATCTATCTGCCACGTGAGAAATAGGTCACTTGTCTGAATTATTGACTGTTGATCGTTCTGCTATGGGATCTCCAAGGGCTGCTTTATTGCAGGCGACCGGGCCTCTCTAGTAGGGCGTTTTTGCAATCACGTATTATTAGAGTACGCTTTATTAAATACTAATTCATATTTACAACCCACAGGTTGTTCATTCTCGATAACATTCTCTGTATGAACCGTGACTAGGCACAGTGATGCCAGTCCTTTGATCAGGATCAGCCCGAGACCTCCACCGGGAGCCTTCGAGAGTTTGCCGGGTCTGTTTATATAATCAATGAGCGACTGTGGCAGGCCTCCCGCCCTGTCTTCTATAGTTAGCACGATATGTTTACTTTCACTCTTGCTCTTGATCCCCAAGAATGATGAACCATGCTTGATCGCGTTGTCGATTATGTTGTATATTATCTGGTGGACCAGATCATTTGAGTAGACCATTAATGACTGTTCGAGATCCTCGACTATCTCGATGTTCTTGGACTCGTATACAGTTTCTATCAGTTCGGTGACCGAGTGGATAATATCTGTGAGGTTGACCACTTTTTCGATTCTCTCGTATCTTGCGATCTCACTTGTGACCTTTCGGACCTCAGTGAGGAAGTCTGTGACCTTTGTTGTGACCTGAGTGGCTACCGTCAACCATTCTTGTTTTTTCGGGCCTCCCTCTTGTGCCAGCTCCAAAGCCTGCAAGATGAGCTGGATGTAATTGCGGATATCATGATGGACGACGCTTGCCAAGAGAAGTGCGAAGTTGTTTTGGCGTTCTAAAATACTATGTGAGAGCTGTATTGCCAGACCATAGATTCCCAATCCGATCATTGTGAGGGCTACTGATTGGACACTAAGATAGATCAGGAGCATATTGTGTGGAAGTATGACGACCACTGAAACCCCCAATGAGGTCACTGCCCAGCCTAATGCGCCAATTGAGAGAAATACTCTGAAAAAGCCCTTGTCTTGATAGTGTTCTCTGAAGACACGGATGAACACAAGTCCTGTGATTCCCGCATAGAATTCGGGTGCGATGTATGCTACCTGTGTGGGAACGACAAGGACCAAGATCAGAATGTCATATACTAACGAGCTAATTATCGCAAGGCCATATACCCACCATGCGAACAGCTTCGAGGCCTGAATGCTTCCATTGAGCATTAATGTGGAGCCTACTATGATTCCTATGATTGCTAATATATCAAGGATATCTATCGTTGAGGAAGGATAGACGATGCTCGGGGCAGTGAGGAGAACCATGATCAGCCAGCCGATTCCCCAGAGCTTCATCCTCTTGTCATATTGATATGTGAGAAATGTTGCAGACACGATCAGCAAGAACAATATAACAACAATTATTGCCACTACAAATGAGGGACTGACAAAGGCGACCTGTTGCATATCGTGTCATCACTTGATCTTCGTTTTCATCGTGGATT harbors:
- a CDS encoding cation-efflux pump, whose translation is MTRPHRVDAMTGSLDRSDVVRAAALSVVAALGLTLMKLVVGVFSGSLGVLSEALHSGLDLIAAGVTFVAVKAAAKAPDEDHLYGHGKVESFAALAETIMLWVTSIWIIYEAIRRILFAELPEPTIWGVVVMSLSIVIDYERSRMLYRTAEKHGSQALEADALHFSTDMISSAVVLLGLGFVWLGFPIGDPLAALGVSIVIIYVSLNLGKRAYDELVDTAPEGMSEQVKQICLKTPGVIEVGRIRIRGSVTTMFVDVVVKVDDSEIVAHAHEIASQIENEVATLAQKVDVVVHIEPADAQVDDKDIYSIMQRIARTIPEIENLHNVLVHTTDDGIHVAAHLEMDDSLTLSEAHAVSESFERQIREKIEGLQSVTLHLESATEEEVGTDITEQVPDIVQAIHETLNSMEQVDHCREVMVNRDDKGITVLLTCCLTRDMTLLESHAIADLIEQCVMERLPQIRSVVVHLEPDSY
- a CDS encoding HAMP domain-containing histidine kinase; protein product: MQQVAFVSPSFVVAIIVVILFLLIVSATFLTYQYDKRMKLWGIGWLIMVLLTAPSIVYPSSTIDILDILAIIGIIVGSTLMLNGSIQASKLFAWWVYGLAIISSLVYDILILVLVVPTQVAYIAPEFYAGITGLVFIRVFREHYQDKGFFRVFLSIGALGWAVTSLGVSVVVILPHNMLLIYLSVQSVALTMIGLGIYGLAIQLSHSILERQNNFALLLASVVHHDIRNYIQLILQALELAQEGGPKKQEWLTVATQVTTKVTDFLTEVRKVTSEIARYERIEKVVNLTDIIHSVTELIETVYESKNIEIVEDLEQSLMVYSNDLVHQIIYNIIDNAIKHGSSFLGIKSKSESKHIVLTIEDRAGGLPQSLIDYINRPGKLSKAPGGGLGLILIKGLASLCLVTVHTENVIENEQPVGCKYELVFNKAYSNNT
- a CDS encoding helix-turn-helix domain-containing protein, producing MISSVTLREKIVQLALKRSVSEAAVIHSIARSTIYRWLQVYSAHGRVGLVPRSTSPLRPRTVLHQHLIRKILAL